Proteins from a single region of Theileria parva strain Muguga chromosome 1, complete sequence, whole genome shotgun sequence:
- a CDS encoding putative integral membrane protein yields the protein MSEARESAKSYERVRNATAVAAGYLLFSAAVWAFFTSPRKHEWVDVLLDYANHRRSQYSGLWSRLTRRF from the exons atgTCGGAAGCGAGGGAATCTGCTAAGTCCTACGAGAGAGTTAGAA atgCTACAGCTGTAGCGGCTGGATATTTGCTCTTTTCTGCTGCCGTTTGGGCCTTTTTTACTAGTCCAAGGAAACATGAATG GGTTGATGTATTATTGGATTACGCAAATCACAGAAGGTCACAATATAGTGGCCTTTGGTCGCGTTTAACAAgaagattttaa